The Nostoc sp. 'Lobaria pulmonaria (5183) cyanobiont' genome window below encodes:
- a CDS encoding DUF4255 domain-containing protein, producing the protein MSNVLSIAAVTAVLKVLLENGLVSDPIAASVGDVIVTALPPDRISVEADERAQINLFLYQVTQNRNVDWVSQEFRSRHSRINGNPRSAIPPLALDLHYLLTAYGAKDFQAELLLGYAMHLLHKTPAITSDIIENTLINASTTNTSSAFSQAVATVSVSDLAEQIGQIKLTPEFFNMEETSKLWSALQTHYRPSATYLASMVLIESSNDKSESFYMMPLSQPNIEQVIAPTKTEKMIVAGTKLVIRGKRLRGEITRVRFGNTETLLVPQEVKETQISLLVPPDLYARVQGVQVVHLTMGNNAGQTNHLVESNVAAFVLHPTITAFVTQVENSGENLRTAEITVKFQPKVGKAQRVVLLLNEVLNEVSDDSPVAYSFLAAPPTQDTDAIMIPVKNVKPGTYIVRVRVDGAESPLQKNQFGEYDSPQVTIL; encoded by the coding sequence ATGAGTAATGTGCTCTCTATAGCCGCAGTGACAGCAGTACTAAAAGTCTTGCTGGAAAATGGTTTAGTCAGCGATCCGATCGCTGCTAGTGTTGGTGATGTGATTGTAACTGCTCTACCGCCCGATCGAATTTCAGTTGAAGCTGACGAGCGTGCTCAAATCAACCTCTTTCTCTATCAAGTGACGCAGAATCGCAATGTCGATTGGGTATCTCAAGAATTTCGGAGCAGGCATTCACGTATTAATGGAAACCCGCGCTCTGCGATTCCACCACTAGCTCTTGACCTTCACTACTTATTAACAGCCTACGGAGCCAAGGATTTTCAGGCGGAGCTTTTACTAGGCTATGCAATGCATTTATTACACAAAACACCAGCGATCACATCTGATATTATTGAAAATACTTTGATAAATGCATCTACAACCAATACCTCAAGTGCTTTTTCCCAAGCTGTAGCAACTGTGTCTGTATCCGATTTAGCTGAACAAATTGGGCAGATAAAACTGACTCCAGAGTTTTTTAACATGGAAGAAACTTCTAAGTTATGGTCTGCTTTACAAACACACTATCGGCCTTCAGCTACCTATCTGGCATCAATGGTATTGATTGAGAGTAGCAATGACAAGTCTGAAAGTTTTTACATGATGCCCTTGTCTCAACCGAATATAGAGCAAGTTATAGCTCCGACAAAAACTGAAAAAATGATTGTTGCAGGTACGAAATTAGTAATTCGTGGTAAACGGTTACGCGGTGAAATCACACGAGTTCGTTTCGGTAATACAGAGACATTACTAGTACCTCAAGAAGTAAAAGAAACCCAAATCAGTTTGTTAGTGCCGCCAGATTTATACGCAAGGGTTCAGGGTGTCCAAGTTGTACATCTAACAATGGGCAATAATGCAGGGCAAACGAATCATCTAGTTGAATCAAACGTTGCGGCTTTTGTCTTACATCCAACAATTACAGCATTCGTCACTCAAGTAGAAAATAGCGGCGAGAATTTACGCACGGCAGAAATTACCGTTAAATTCCAGCCCAAAGTAGGTAAGGCACAGCGGGTAGTTTTGCTACTCAATGAGGTATTAAATGAGGTATCAGATGATAGTCCGGTAGCTTACTCTTTCTTGGCTGCACCACCGACTCAAGACACTGATGCAATCATGATTCCGGTCAAAAATGTGAAACCAGGAACTTATATTGTTCGGGTGCGGGTAGATGGGGCCGAAAGTCCACTGCAAAAGAATCAGTTTGGGGAATATGATTCGCCACAGGTGACAATTTTATGA
- a CDS encoding ATP-binding protein — translation MNATTINHNWDEANYRYLSAALAVVRGILENHTAKEQNQPEEHNQEHLQQVLQETATAMPAPSALERICKMFRLSSFERDLLLLCTGMELNGDFAKLCAIVHDDSQRAYPTLGLALAALPNVHWDAIAPNASLRHWRLIQIGDGHSLTLSPLRIDERILHYLTGIQYLDERLAGIIEPLPEVSDLVPSHQDLAERVAAVWSQAYKVNSLPIIQLSSGETASKGAIAATICQIQGLSLWVMPAQVIPLAPGELDNLIRLWTRETILSKSALLIDCNELDTNDTARLNAIARFIERTNGFLIVTSRERIGLSQRLVVNFDVDQPTSKEQSAVWQDALGASASQMNGQVKTLVDQFNLSAATIRAACAEAAGQLAQTPESDITSILWDACRVQARPRLDELAQRIEPSGDWEDLVLPEAQKQVLREIAAHVRQRSTVYNNWGFGGKSARGLGISALFAGSSGTGKILGAEVLAHKLRLDLYRIDLSSVVSKYIGETEKNLRRVFDAAEQGGAILLFDEADALFGKRSEVKDARDRYANIEVSYLLQRMESYPGLAVLTTNLKSAIDTAFLRRIRFVVQFPFPDTMQRAEIWRRVFPAETPTADLDALQLARLNVAGGNIRNIALNAAFLAADAGESVQMKHVLRAAQTEYSKLEKPLTDAEVGGWM, via the coding sequence ATGAATGCTACGACAATTAATCACAATTGGGATGAGGCAAACTACCGCTACCTATCAGCAGCCCTAGCCGTGGTGCGTGGTATTTTGGAAAATCACACGGCAAAAGAGCAAAACCAACCTGAAGAGCACAACCAAGAGCATTTACAGCAAGTGTTACAGGAAACGGCTACTGCTATGCCTGCACCATCAGCATTGGAGAGAATATGCAAAATGTTTCGCCTCTCATCCTTTGAACGTGATTTGTTGCTGTTGTGTACAGGTATGGAATTAAATGGAGATTTTGCCAAATTGTGTGCTATAGTTCACGACGATTCACAACGAGCTTACCCAACTTTGGGTTTAGCTCTGGCAGCTTTACCTAACGTCCACTGGGATGCGATCGCTCCAAATGCTTCCTTACGTCATTGGCGATTAATTCAAATTGGTGATGGTCATTCCCTAACTCTCAGTCCCTTGAGAATTGACGAGCGGATTTTACATTATCTCACGGGGATTCAATATCTTGACGAACGGCTAGCTGGTATCATTGAGCCATTACCAGAGGTTAGCGATTTAGTACCCTCACACCAAGATTTAGCAGAGCGAGTAGCAGCGGTTTGGTCACAAGCTTACAAGGTTAATAGCTTACCAATTATCCAGTTATCTAGTGGTGAAACTGCTAGTAAAGGTGCCATTGCCGCGACAATTTGTCAAATTCAGGGTTTAAGCTTGTGGGTAATGCCTGCACAAGTCATTCCTTTAGCACCTGGCGAATTGGATAATCTCATCCGCCTGTGGACTCGCGAGACGATTTTAAGTAAGAGTGCCTTACTCATAGACTGCAACGAACTGGATACTAATGATACAGCGCGGCTGAATGCGATCGCTCGTTTCATTGAACGCACAAACGGCTTTTTAATAGTCACGAGTCGGGAACGGATCGGCTTATCACAACGCCTAGTAGTTAATTTTGACGTAGATCAACCAACTAGCAAAGAACAAAGTGCAGTTTGGCAAGATGCACTAGGGGCGAGTGCATCGCAAATGAATGGGCAAGTCAAAACCCTAGTGGATCAGTTTAACCTCAGTGCTGCAACCATTCGTGCTGCTTGTGCAGAAGCCGCAGGACAGTTAGCACAAACACCAGAAAGCGATATCACTAGCATTTTATGGGATGCCTGCCGCGTGCAAGCACGTCCACGCTTGGATGAACTCGCCCAACGGATTGAGCCATCTGGTGATTGGGAGGACTTAGTATTACCAGAGGCACAGAAACAAGTTCTCCGGGAAATTGCGGCTCATGTGCGCCAACGTAGTACTGTATATAATAATTGGGGTTTTGGGGGCAAGAGTGCGCGGGGATTGGGAATCAGCGCTCTATTTGCAGGTAGTAGCGGCACTGGTAAAATTTTGGGGGCAGAAGTACTGGCTCATAAATTACGCCTTGACCTCTATCGTATTGACCTATCATCAGTAGTTAGCAAATATATTGGCGAGACAGAGAAGAATTTGCGCCGAGTATTTGATGCCGCCGAACAAGGTGGAGCGATTTTGTTATTTGATGAAGCCGACGCTTTATTTGGCAAACGGAGTGAAGTCAAAGATGCGCGCGATCGCTATGCCAATATTGAAGTTAGCTACCTATTGCAACGTATGGAAAGCTACCCAGGTCTAGCAGTCTTGACTACCAACCTGAAGAGTGCGATTGATACAGCCTTCCTGCGGCGGATTCGCTTTGTGGTGCAGTTCCCCTTTCCTGATACAATGCAACGAGCCGAGATTTGGCGACGCGTCTTTCCAGCCGAAACCCCAACCGCAGATTTAGATGCTCTGCAACTAGCACGGCTCAATGTCGCTGGGGGTAATATCCGTAACATTGCTTTAAATGCAGCTTTTTTAGCTGCCGATGCTGGGGAATCAGTGCAGATGAAACACGTATTGCGGGCGGCTCAAACAGAATATAGTAAGTTGGAGAAACCCTTGACTGATGCGGAAGTTGGGGGATGGATGTGA
- a CDS encoding tetratricopeptide repeat protein translates to MDAEAALAWLDAIIPPQTGERLSDLQKVILVQVWLGRKYLDIAHSYGCTEGHAKDAGSQLWKLLSKVLRQKITKSNCRATLERVLRKTTAISSSLIDYSRSPQNPIPKLEDTNFIGRTEAIAHLNNLVNQGSKVIVIQGEGGLGKTTLAQQYLHQGFELVLELLMAKETQNITPAERVVEEWLKQDFDQEPGVEFGVTLGRLKRQLHNRRIGVLIDNLEPALDQQGGLIASHRNYVELLRVLADARVQSVTLITSRDRLCEPGLNVNHYRLPSLNESAWQKFFSNRGLATNSPTLQIMHRTYGGNAKAMGILCGSIQEDFDGDMILYWQENHADPLAATDLKNLAVSQINRLQALDPQAYRLLCRLGCYRYQDIPTIPSQGLFCLLWDVAPDQHRQIIASLRNRSLVECDKGEYWLHPVICAEAIARLRPSNEWEIANHKAAEFWTTSVKQIETFKDALQALEAYYHYIEIHEFELAAKVILKSRNNQWQQFLPLGSTLYRMGLIQPILTAINQVVKNLENDQNLSELYNILGDLYWITGKIIQAIACQEKTIILATQALKSLVPQPKNKHTVYYLRMLEVDSLLSIGLYKRDLWELEAAAKLFQQVIYLAQNTEHHRWAEKASVCLALVYSYLGLHDASYQLADVAYQNITNEKLVEQTGRFVYFMQILGQTYVNLGEFSQANQIFHQALTFAEESHYMQVKAKTLNGLAEIHRQQTDFALALVNHTEAIELLDKIGAKCDLAEAYFQLGLTNQKMSKPDDSQINFDRAIQLFTEIKAPKQVEKVLKCATQICVTSRRLETM, encoded by the coding sequence ATGGACGCTGAAGCAGCATTAGCATGGTTAGACGCCATAATTCCCCCTCAGACTGGGGAACGGTTGAGCGATTTGCAAAAAGTGATTCTTGTGCAAGTTTGGTTGGGTAGAAAATACTTGGATATCGCTCATTCTTACGGTTGTACGGAAGGACACGCCAAGGATGCTGGTTCTCAGTTATGGAAATTGCTTTCTAAAGTATTGCGCCAAAAGATTACCAAAAGTAATTGTCGCGCTACTTTGGAGCGAGTTCTGAGAAAAACTACTGCGATATCATCCAGTCTGATTGATTACTCGCGATCGCCCCAAAATCCCATCCCAAAATTAGAGGATACCAATTTTATTGGACGAACAGAAGCGATCGCTCACCTGAATAATTTGGTAAATCAGGGGTCAAAAGTGATTGTCATCCAAGGTGAAGGCGGTTTAGGCAAAACCACTCTAGCGCAGCAATATCTTCATCAGGGGTTTGAGTTGGTTTTAGAACTGCTGATGGCGAAGGAAACGCAGAATATCACCCCCGCCGAACGAGTAGTAGAAGAATGGCTCAAACAAGACTTTGATCAAGAACCTGGGGTAGAATTTGGCGTGACATTGGGAAGACTCAAACGCCAACTCCACAATCGGCGGATTGGGGTGTTAATTGACAATCTCGAACCTGCATTGGATCAACAAGGTGGGTTGATTGCTTCTCACCGCAACTATGTAGAACTATTGCGGGTTTTGGCTGATGCTAGGGTGCAGTCTGTTACCTTGATTACTAGTCGCGATCGCCTTTGTGAACCTGGGCTGAATGTAAATCATTATCGGCTTCCTAGCTTAAATGAAAGCGCATGGCAAAAGTTTTTTAGCAACCGTGGATTAGCTACCAACTCGCCAACCTTGCAAATCATGCATCGCACTTATGGCGGTAATGCTAAAGCAATGGGAATTCTCTGTGGTTCGATTCAGGAGGATTTTGATGGTGACATGATTCTTTATTGGCAAGAAAATCATGCCGATCCGTTAGCAGCAACCGACTTAAAAAATTTAGCAGTTAGTCAAATCAATCGCCTGCAAGCCCTCGATCCCCAAGCTTATCGCCTACTTTGTCGTTTGGGATGTTATCGTTACCAAGATATACCCACCATTCCATCTCAAGGATTGTTTTGTTTACTTTGGGATGTTGCACCTGATCAACATCGCCAAATCATCGCCTCGTTGAGAAATCGGTCTTTGGTGGAGTGCGATAAAGGTGAATACTGGCTGCATCCGGTGATTTGTGCAGAGGCGATCGCGCGTTTACGCCCCAGCAATGAATGGGAAATTGCCAACCACAAAGCCGCAGAATTTTGGACAACTAGTGTTAAACAAATTGAAACTTTCAAGGATGCTTTGCAAGCTTTAGAAGCATATTATCACTACATAGAGATTCATGAATTTGAGTTGGCAGCCAAGGTCATTTTAAAAAGCCGAAATAATCAATGGCAGCAGTTTTTACCTCTTGGTAGTACGTTGTATCGAATGGGTTTAATTCAACCGATACTTACGGCGATTAATCAAGTCGTTAAGAATCTAGAAAATGACCAAAATCTCAGCGAACTTTACAATATTTTGGGTGATTTATATTGGATAACAGGTAAGATTATTCAAGCGATCGCTTGTCAAGAAAAGACTATTATTCTGGCAACCCAAGCACTAAAGTCACTTGTACCTCAACCAAAAAATAAACATACAGTTTACTATCTGAGAATGCTCGAGGTAGATTCTTTATTAAGTATTGGTCTTTACAAAAGAGATTTGTGGGAACTAGAAGCAGCCGCAAAGTTATTTCAACAAGTAATTTACTTAGCTCAAAATACCGAGCATCATCGCTGGGCAGAGAAAGCTTCAGTCTGTTTAGCTTTAGTATATTCTTATTTAGGTTTGCATGATGCCTCATATCAATTAGCAGATGTAGCGTATCAAAATATTACTAACGAAAAACTGGTAGAACAGACTGGAAGATTTGTCTATTTTATGCAAATTTTGGGTCAAACCTACGTCAATTTAGGCGAATTTTCTCAGGCAAATCAGATATTCCATCAAGCTTTGACTTTTGCTGAAGAAAGTCACTATATGCAGGTAAAAGCAAAAACACTCAATGGTTTAGCAGAAATCCATCGACAACAAACAGATTTTGCATTAGCTCTTGTTAATCATACAGAAGCAATCGAACTTTTGGATAAAATAGGTGCAAAGTGTGACCTGGCTGAAGCTTATTTTCAATTGGGTTTAACTAATCAAAAGATGTCAAAGCCTGATGACAGTCAAATAAATTTTGATCGAGCGATTCAGCTATTTACTGAAATCAAAGCACCAAAACAAGTTGAAAAAGTTTTAAAGTGTGCAACTCAAATCTGTGTCACCAGTCGGAGATTGGAAACGATGTAA
- a CDS encoding Uma2 family endonuclease, translating to MSSAQDLGIILEDTPEDVIFPPGDLYSDEPPLETELHLRQILLLIQCLEWLWQERQDFYACGNMTIYYSPRQRKSEQFRGPDFFVVLNTQRKIRKSWVVWEEDGKYPNVIVEILSDKTAATDRGLKKEIYQDVWRTPDYFWFDPVSLEFKGFHLLDGRYQELQANEAGWLWSQQLQLYLGIYQSKLRFFTPDGQLTPTPEEVAHQEQQQRQQAEQQREQAQQQLAQMESMLARYRERFGELPE from the coding sequence ATGTCTTCTGCTCAAGATTTAGGAATAATTTTAGAAGACACACCAGAAGATGTTATATTTCCTCCTGGTGATTTATACAGTGATGAACCACCTTTGGAAACAGAACTACACTTACGGCAAATACTGCTGTTAATTCAGTGTTTGGAATGGTTGTGGCAAGAGCGTCAAGATTTTTACGCTTGCGGTAACATGACGATTTATTACAGTCCGCGTCAACGCAAGTCTGAGCAATTTCGAGGCCCCGACTTCTTTGTAGTTTTAAATACCCAACGCAAAATACGCAAAAGCTGGGTAGTTTGGGAAGAAGATGGCAAATACCCAAATGTGATTGTAGAGATTCTTTCTGACAAAACAGCTGCTACTGATAGAGGGTTGAAAAAGGAAATCTATCAAGATGTTTGGCGGACTCCTGATTATTTTTGGTTTGACCCGGTAAGTTTAGAATTTAAAGGATTTCATTTATTAGATGGCCGTTATCAAGAACTGCAAGCAAATGAAGCAGGTTGGTTATGGAGTCAGCAATTGCAGTTATATTTGGGAATTTATCAATCGAAGTTGCGCTTTTTCACTCCCGATGGACAACTGACACCCACGCCAGAAGAAGTAGCACACCAAGAACAGCAACAGCGTCAACAAGCTGAACAGCAACGCGAACAAGCCCAACAGCAACTTGCCCAAATGGAGTCCATGCTTGCTCGCTATCGGGAAAGATTTGGTGAATTACCAGAGTAA
- a CDS encoding SDR family oxidoreductase → MAKSKEQKEKKEQKLQPSQQQETPGVESEMTPKPKADDAQYRGSGKLQDKVALITGADSGIGRAVAIAFAKEGADVAILYLNEHDDAKETKHLVEKQGRRAVTIAGDIGNETFCQQAIQQTVDEFGKLDILINNAAEQHPKESIEEITEEQLERTFRTNIFSMFFMTKAALKHLQTGSAIINTTSVTAYKGSPQLLDYSSTKGAIVAFTRSLSKNLVSKGIRVNAVAPGPIWTPLIPSTFPEEKVETFGKQVPMERAGQPEEVAPSYVYLASDDSSYVSGQVLHVNGGDVING, encoded by the coding sequence ATGGCTAAATCAAAAGAGCAAAAAGAGAAAAAAGAGCAAAAATTGCAACCGTCACAGCAACAAGAAACACCAGGTGTTGAATCAGAAATGACACCAAAACCCAAAGCAGATGATGCTCAGTATCGGGGTAGTGGTAAGTTACAAGATAAAGTAGCATTGATTACAGGTGCAGATAGTGGTATTGGTCGTGCTGTTGCGATCGCATTTGCAAAAGAAGGTGCAGATGTGGCGATCCTTTACCTTAACGAACACGATGATGCCAAAGAAACAAAACATCTGGTAGAAAAACAAGGGCGTCGTGCAGTTACCATTGCAGGAGATATTGGGAATGAAACTTTTTGTCAGCAAGCCATACAACAAACAGTTGATGAATTTGGCAAACTCGATATTCTGATCAATAACGCCGCCGAACAACATCCGAAAGAAAGTATTGAAGAAATCACTGAAGAACAGCTAGAGCGAACTTTCCGCACTAATATCTTCTCGATGTTTTTCATGACTAAAGCTGCACTCAAGCATTTACAAACAGGCAGCGCTATCATCAATACCACATCGGTAACAGCTTATAAAGGTAGCCCACAACTACTAGATTACTCCTCTACAAAAGGTGCGATCGTTGCTTTTACTCGCTCCTTATCAAAAAATTTGGTGTCAAAAGGAATTCGCGTTAATGCCGTTGCGCCAGGACCAATTTGGACACCTTTAATTCCCTCAACTTTTCCCGAAGAGAAAGTTGAAACTTTTGGTAAACAAGTACCAATGGAACGAGCCGGACAACCAGAAGAAGTTGCTCCTAGCTACGTATATTTAGCCTCTGATGATAGTTCTTATGTCTCTGGACAAGTGTTACATGTTAATGGTGGAGATGTGATCAATGGTTAA
- a CDS encoding peptide ligase PGM1-related protein has protein sequence MATLNISELEQVEKFRHLQLTLRDRWKTSELFDNSEADILIIPSLSIDQGELQKIEGCEHYEERLLFSLIRLQNPQTRLIYVTSVPLHPSIIDYYLQLLPGIPFSHARNRLLLLSTYDSSFKPLSQKILERPRLLKRIHQALRLDKSFMICYNSSQWEGELSVKLGVPLYAAAPDLQIWGTKSGSRQIFAESGVPYPDGTEKVWNHTDLAEATGDLWERQPTLKRVVVKLNEGISGEGNALLDFRPIENVAPGKGTHAQRVAAISDRFSTMRFQAKLESWDHFCGRIPELGALAEAFVEGEIKRSPSVQGRITPQGEVEILSTHDQILGGPDGQIYLGCRFPADERYRLQLQQLGLQVGKKLAEKGTLERFGLDFIAVDKGNGEWDIQAIEINLRKGGTTHPFMTLKLLTNGRYDLSTGLFYSQQGRPKYYIATDNLQKERYQGLLPNDLMDIIAHHRLHFDSGTETGTVFHLMGCLSQFGKVGLTSIGDSPQQAQDIYNKVVKVLDEETRSENRDFSAFSDYSFPVVWDEHS, from the coding sequence ATGGCAACATTAAATATTTCTGAGTTAGAACAGGTTGAAAAGTTTCGCCACTTACAATTAACCCTGCGCGATCGCTGGAAAACGAGCGAACTATTTGACAATAGTGAAGCAGATATTTTAATTATTCCCTCCCTGAGTATCGACCAGGGCGAACTCCAAAAAATCGAAGGCTGCGAGCATTATGAAGAAAGATTACTATTTTCCTTGATCCGGTTGCAGAATCCCCAGACTCGACTGATTTATGTAACATCAGTACCACTGCATCCTAGTATCATTGATTATTATCTGCAACTGTTGCCAGGAATTCCCTTTTCTCATGCTCGCAATCGCTTACTGCTACTTTCTACTTACGATTCCTCTTTTAAGCCTCTGAGCCAAAAGATTTTAGAACGCCCCCGCCTGCTAAAGCGGATTCATCAAGCTTTGAGGCTAGACAAATCGTTTATGATCTGCTACAACTCTTCGCAGTGGGAAGGCGAATTGTCTGTAAAATTAGGTGTACCACTGTATGCTGCCGCACCAGATTTACAGATTTGGGGGACAAAAAGTGGCAGTCGGCAAATCTTTGCCGAAAGCGGAGTACCATATCCAGATGGCACGGAAAAAGTTTGGAATCACACAGATTTGGCAGAAGCTACCGGTGATTTGTGGGAACGCCAACCGACATTAAAACGGGTAGTAGTGAAACTCAACGAAGGCATTTCTGGAGAAGGGAATGCGTTGTTGGACTTTAGACCAATTGAGAATGTAGCACCAGGCAAAGGGACTCATGCCCAAAGGGTAGCAGCAATTAGTGATCGCTTCTCAACAATGCGCTTTCAAGCAAAACTTGAGTCTTGGGATCATTTTTGCGGAAGAATCCCTGAATTAGGGGCGCTCGCCGAAGCATTTGTAGAAGGGGAAATTAAGCGATCGCCCAGCGTCCAAGGACGGATCACACCCCAGGGCGAAGTGGAAATCCTTTCAACTCACGACCAAATTCTCGGAGGACCAGACGGTCAGATTTACCTTGGTTGTCGCTTTCCCGCTGATGAAAGATATCGATTGCAATTACAGCAATTGGGACTTCAAGTTGGCAAAAAACTAGCAGAGAAAGGCACTTTAGAGCGATTTGGATTAGATTTTATTGCCGTTGACAAGGGTAACGGAGAGTGGGATATTCAGGCGATCGAAATTAACCTGCGTAAAGGCGGTACAACTCATCCATTCATGACCCTGAAATTATTAACGAACGGCCGCTATGACCTTTCCACGGGTTTATTTTATAGTCAACAAGGTCGTCCAAAATATTACATTGCCACTGATAATCTGCAAAAAGAGCGCTATCAGGGATTATTACCTAATGATTTAATGGATATTATTGCTCACCACAGATTGCACTTCGACAGCGGTACAGAAACCGGTACAGTGTTTCATCTGATGGGTTGCCTTTCACAGTTTGGCAAGGTGGGATTAACCAGCATTGGTGATTCTCCGCAACAAGCACAAGACATTTATAACAAAGTTGTCAAAGTTCTGGATGAAGAAACACGTAGCGAAAATCGTGATTTCTCGGCGTTTTCAGATTATTCCTTTCCCGTAGTTTGGGATGAACATAGTTAA
- a CDS encoding serine/threonine-protein kinase → MKSPPSSNSWNGRFVGDNQRYRLDRRLGGGGMGEVFLATDTRVGQQVALKLLKDTLVASLEMRKRFEREVAVCAALQSDHIVKISDCGVTPEGFPFYVMEYLRGQTLGQLLLRQKRLSVERTVKIMAQVCKGLQLAHQGVTLQRDGGKTTEHIQVVHRDLKPDNIFLMPTDLGEWVKVLDFGVAKIRGESSENSNITNITSTFIGTFRYAPPEQIQSDRNLDARGDIYSLGIILYEMLSAADPFGISIKGSYISEASWVLAHAYELPKPLRSQPECENLPIQLEAVVMKCLQKNPANRFATVEELNQALQAAAKFATESSVSGEITGRSQPFSNQGSNHETVPRQSNDDTILRPPSAFNQGSNHETVPRQSNDDTILRPSASNQGSNHETVPRQSNDDTIVRPPSASNQGSNHETVPRPFNPIKQNQSEQTVPPIQAGQTEGSNHETVPRPFNPVEQNQQSPVNNRNASKPDVTLYQPRPGSNQGGQQIPPDKTLFQPRLGSNQCGQQVPPDKTLFQPRPGSNQNRPPVPPDKTLFQPRPASNQSRPPVQPDVTLYQPRPASNQSRPQARTDDTIYQPKLSEQLTTRINPNFLRILGVVLAIGLTLAVVTYIYTQSQSRKQPNTQQNLPNSDQRI, encoded by the coding sequence ATGAAATCCCCACCTTCTTCAAATTCTTGGAATGGTCGCTTCGTAGGTGATAACCAGCGATACCGTTTAGACAGACGGTTAGGCGGGGGTGGCATGGGAGAAGTTTTCCTGGCAACGGATACCCGTGTCGGTCAGCAGGTAGCGTTGAAGTTGCTCAAAGATACGCTAGTGGCATCACTCGAAATGAGAAAGCGTTTTGAGCGGGAGGTGGCAGTTTGTGCTGCTTTGCAAAGCGACCACATTGTTAAGATTAGTGATTGTGGTGTAACCCCGGAAGGTTTTCCATTTTACGTCATGGAATATTTGCGGGGGCAAACGCTTGGGCAATTACTGCTGCGCCAAAAGCGGCTGTCTGTTGAGCGGACGGTGAAGATTATGGCGCAAGTTTGTAAGGGTTTACAGCTTGCCCATCAAGGAGTGACTCTCCAACGGGATGGCGGCAAAACCACTGAACATATTCAGGTAGTTCATCGCGACCTGAAACCAGATAATATATTTTTGATGCCGACAGATTTGGGAGAATGGGTGAAGGTTTTGGATTTTGGTGTTGCCAAAATTCGTGGTGAATCTTCAGAAAATTCCAATATTACAAATATAACTAGTACATTTATCGGTACATTTCGTTACGCACCTCCCGAACAAATCCAAAGCGATCGAAACCTGGACGCCAGAGGTGATATTTACAGCTTAGGAATTATCCTTTATGAAATGCTGAGTGCAGCCGACCCCTTTGGAATCAGCATTAAGGGTAGTTATATCAGTGAGGCATCTTGGGTATTAGCTCATGCTTATGAGCTACCAAAACCACTGCGATCGCAACCAGAGTGTGAGAATTTACCGATACAATTGGAAGCGGTGGTGATGAAATGCCTCCAAAAAAACCCAGCTAACCGATTTGCAACGGTAGAAGAACTAAATCAGGCTTTGCAAGCTGCTGCAAAATTTGCCACAGAATCTAGTGTATCTGGAGAAATTACTGGGCGATCGCAACCTTTTTCTAATCAAGGTTCAAATCACGAAACTGTTCCCAGACAATCAAACGACGACACGATTCTGCGTCCTCCATCTGCTTTCAATCAAGGCTCAAATCACGAAACTGTTCCTAGACAATCGAACGACGACACGATTCTGCGTCCATCTGCTTCCAATCAAGGTTCAAATCACGAAACTGTTCCCAGACAATCGAACGACGACACGATTGTGCGTCCTCCATCTGCTTCCAATCAAGGTTCAAATCACGAAACTGTTCCCAGACCATTTAACCCGATTAAGCAAAACCAATCTGAGCAAACCGTTCCTCCCATTCAGGCTGGACAGACTGAAGGTTCAAATCACGAAACCGTTCCCAGACCATTTAACCCAGTTGAGCAAAATCAACAGAGTCCGGTGAATAATCGGAACGCCAGCAAACCTGATGTGACGTTATATCAACCACGACCAGGATCTAATCAAGGTGGTCAACAAATACCACCAGATAAGACGTTGTTTCAACCACGACTAGGATCTAATCAATGCGGTCAACAAGTACCACCAGATAAGACGTTGTTTCAACCACGACCAGGATCTAATCAAAATAGACCACCAGTTCCACCAGATAAGACGTTGTTTCAGCCGCGACCAGCATCTAATCAAAGTAGACCACCAGTGCAACCAGATGTGACGTTGTATCAGCCACGACCTGCGTCTAATCAAAGCAGACCACAAGCACGAACGGATGATACTATTTACCAACCAAAGTTAAGTGAGCAGCTAACTACGAGAATTAATCCCAATTTTTTGCGAATTCTGGGGGTGGTATTGGCGATTGGACTGACTTTAGCAGTAGTAACCTATATATATACTCAATCGCAATCTCGTAAACAGCCAAACACCCAGCAAAATTTACCTAACAGCGATCAGCGCATTTAG